Proteins encoded in a region of the Mycobacterium branderi genome:
- a CDS encoding MCE family protein, translating to MPSKADIRDPLRTGIFGLVLVTCIVLVAFGYTGLPFWPQGRPYTAYFSDAGGITPGNDVYVSGIKVGQVKSVGLAGDTARVTFTVDRHIAVGNQSLAAIRTDTILGQRAVSVTPAGSGTATTIPLSRTTTPYALNSALEDLGRNAGDLDKAQFEKSLQVLTDSLRDATPQLRGALDGVTSLSRTLNRRDEALGNLLAHAKSVTEVLADRAAQVNKLVLDGNQLFAALDARRAALGQLIAGIRDVSQQLSGFVADNRKEFGPALSKLNQVLDLLNERHEYITEALKRLPAYATTLGEVVGSGPGFNVNVYGVLPAPIVGIMFDAVFQPGKLPDSFADYLRGLIQERWTIRPQSP from the coding sequence TTGCCAAGTAAGGCAGACATTCGCGACCCGCTGCGGACCGGCATCTTCGGCCTGGTCCTGGTGACCTGCATCGTGTTGGTTGCCTTCGGCTACACAGGATTGCCGTTTTGGCCGCAGGGCCGGCCGTACACCGCATACTTCAGCGACGCCGGAGGCATCACACCGGGCAACGACGTCTACGTGTCGGGTATCAAAGTGGGCCAGGTGAAGTCGGTTGGGCTGGCCGGCGACACCGCCAGGGTGACGTTCACCGTCGACCGCCACATCGCGGTCGGCAATCAATCGCTGGCGGCGATTCGCACCGACACCATCCTCGGCCAGCGGGCGGTTTCGGTGACCCCGGCCGGCAGCGGCACGGCGACCACAATTCCGTTGAGCCGGACGACGACACCGTATGCGCTCAATTCGGCGCTGGAGGACTTGGGCCGCAACGCCGGCGATCTCGACAAGGCTCAGTTCGAGAAATCGCTACAGGTCCTCACTGACTCGCTGCGCGACGCCACTCCGCAGTTGCGCGGTGCGCTGGACGGCGTGACGTCGCTGTCGCGCACGCTCAACCGCCGTGACGAGGCGCTGGGGAACCTGCTGGCGCACGCGAAGTCGGTCACCGAGGTGCTGGCCGACCGCGCCGCGCAGGTCAACAAACTGGTTCTCGACGGTAACCAGTTGTTCGCCGCGCTGGACGCACGCCGAGCCGCACTGGGTCAGCTGATCGCCGGGATTCGCGATGTCTCCCAACAGCTTTCCGGTTTCGTGGCCGACAACCGCAAAGAGTTCGGGCCGGCGCTCTCCAAGCTCAACCAGGTGCTGGACCTGCTCAACGAGCGCCACGAATACATCACCGAGGCACTGAAACGACTGCCCGCGTACGCGACCACGCTGGGTGAGGTGGTCGGCTCCGGACCGGGGTTCAACGTCAACGTCTACGGCGTGTTGCCGGCGCCGATCGTCGGGATCATGTTCGACGCCGTCTTCCAGCCCGGCAAGCTCCCGGACAGTTTCGCGGACTATCTGCGCGGCCTCATCCAGGAGCGCTGGACGATTAGGCCGCAGTCGCCATGA
- a CDS encoding enoyl-CoA hydratase — MAVHDDVGTSAVDGDSAELVTYETLDEGRIARVWLNRPEAHNAQNRTLLVQLDEAFLRAEADDDVRVVILAARGKNFSAGHDLGSEAALAERKPGPGQHPTFRGYGATRDPIAEKTYLQEWHFYFQNTCRWRDLRKITIAQVQGNAISAGLMLIWACDLIVAADNAKFSDVVGVRMGMPGVEYYAHPWEFGPRKAKELLLTGDSLDADEAYRLGMVSKVFPAADLEDKTLEFARRIAERPTMAALLIKDSVNAASDAMGFTEALRHAFHVHELGHAHWAARNENRYPIGLPPDVEDWRTAKPSKIARRDEP; from the coding sequence ATGGCAGTCCACGACGATGTGGGCACCAGTGCGGTCGACGGAGACTCCGCTGAGCTGGTGACCTATGAAACGCTCGACGAGGGCCGCATCGCCCGGGTCTGGCTCAACCGGCCCGAGGCGCATAACGCCCAGAACCGCACCCTGCTGGTTCAGCTCGACGAGGCATTCCTGCGTGCCGAGGCCGACGACGACGTGCGGGTGGTAATCCTGGCCGCGCGCGGCAAGAACTTCTCCGCCGGCCACGACCTGGGGTCGGAGGCCGCGCTGGCTGAGCGCAAGCCCGGGCCGGGTCAACACCCGACGTTCCGCGGGTACGGCGCTACCCGCGACCCGATCGCCGAGAAGACCTATCTGCAGGAGTGGCACTTCTATTTCCAGAACACGTGCCGCTGGCGGGATCTGCGAAAGATCACCATCGCCCAGGTTCAGGGCAACGCGATCTCCGCGGGTTTGATGCTGATTTGGGCGTGCGATCTGATTGTCGCCGCTGACAACGCGAAGTTTTCCGACGTGGTCGGTGTCCGCATGGGTATGCCGGGCGTCGAATACTACGCGCACCCTTGGGAATTCGGACCGCGCAAAGCCAAAGAGCTTCTGCTGACCGGTGATTCGCTGGACGCCGACGAGGCTTACCGGCTCGGGATGGTGTCCAAGGTGTTCCCCGCCGCTGACCTCGAGGACAAGACACTGGAGTTCGCCCGGCGCATCGCGGAGCGACCCACGATGGCGGCGCTGCTGATCAAGGACTCGGTGAACGCCGCCTCCGACGCAATGGGTTTCACGGAGGCGCTGCGGCACGCGTTTCATGTTCACGAGCTCGGGCATGCGCACTGGGCGGCGCGTAACGAGAACCGGTATCCGATCGGGTTGCCGCCCGACGTCGAGGACTGGCGCACCGCCAAGCCGTCGAAGATCGCCCGCCGCGACGAACCCTAA
- a CDS encoding sensor domain-containing protein: MPEQLRARHVGNRLNHLGVLAALLLAMLWVASCTVVVNGAARPAPGVQQILLDNDELTTLIGQSFRADPNAPRRIGGDHLLRDISVMSPLECAGVIHQLSTTTYQRSKPQDVAEEMWWNAGSYQHDHLTVVGVFEAVAALPTAQAADAVFATAVRQWQGCNHKTVVDPSDRYEISDVRLTNSVLAATVAADIGFNDMMQTARALGVRAKCVVEVTVPLFDKSRRKTAAIDVAHTMMNKVGAVSSEC; the protein is encoded by the coding sequence ATGCCTGAACAGCTTCGTGCGCGTCACGTTGGGAACAGGCTGAACCATCTCGGCGTACTGGCGGCGTTGTTGCTGGCGATGCTGTGGGTGGCGAGTTGCACCGTCGTCGTCAACGGCGCAGCGCGTCCGGCGCCGGGCGTCCAACAGATACTCCTCGACAACGATGAGCTGACCACGTTGATCGGTCAGTCATTCCGGGCCGATCCCAACGCTCCGCGCCGCATCGGCGGCGACCACCTTTTGAGGGATATCTCGGTGATGTCTCCACTCGAGTGCGCCGGAGTCATCCACCAACTGTCCACCACCACCTACCAGAGATCCAAACCGCAGGACGTCGCGGAAGAGATGTGGTGGAATGCCGGCTCCTACCAACACGATCACCTCACGGTGGTTGGTGTGTTCGAGGCCGTGGCCGCGCTGCCGACCGCCCAGGCCGCCGACGCCGTCTTCGCGACCGCGGTCCGACAGTGGCAGGGTTGCAACCATAAGACGGTGGTAGACCCATCCGATCGTTATGAGATCAGCGACGTCCGGCTCACCAATTCGGTTCTGGCCGCCACCGTTGCTGCCGACATCGGGTTCAACGACATGATGCAAACAGCACGAGCCCTTGGTGTTCGCGCGAAATGCGTGGTCGAAGTCACCGTCCCGCTCTTCGACAAAAGCCGACGCAAGACCGCGGCCATCGACGTTGCGCACACGATGATGAACAAGGTCGGTGCGGTCAGCTCAGAATGTTGA
- a CDS encoding alpha,alpha-trehalose-phosphate synthase (UDP-forming), producing MAPRPAKSSGDSDFVVVANRLPIDMERLPDGSTTWKRSPGGLVTALEPLLRRQRGAWVGWPGIVDADEEPIEAEDLRLHPVRLSADDVAQYYEGFSNATLWPLYHDVIVKPLYHREWWERYVDVNRRFAEATSRAAAKGATVWVQDYQLQLVPKMLRELRPDLTIGFFLHIPFPPVELFMQMPWRTEIVEGLLGADLVGFHLAGGAQNFLILSRRLVGASTSRGSVGVRSRFGEVQLDSRTVRVGAFPISIDSGDLDHKARDRGIRRRAREIRAEIGNPRKILLGVDRLDYTKGIDVRLKAFSELLAEGRVKGDDAVLVQLATPSRERVESYQILRNDIERQVGHINGEYGEVGHPVVHYLHRPVPRDELIAFFVASDVMLVTPLRDGMNLVAKEYVACRSDLGGALVLSEFTGAAAELRQAYLVNPHDTEGVKDAIEAALNQSEEEGRRRMRALRRQVLAHDVDRWARSFLDALAEAHPQNN from the coding sequence ATGGCTCCCCGGCCAGCCAAGAGCTCGGGGGATTCCGACTTTGTGGTGGTCGCCAACCGGCTGCCTATCGATATGGAGCGGCTGCCCGACGGCAGCACCACGTGGAAACGCAGCCCCGGCGGGCTGGTCACGGCATTAGAGCCGCTGCTGCGCCGCCAGCGCGGGGCGTGGGTGGGCTGGCCAGGCATCGTAGATGCCGACGAGGAGCCCATCGAGGCCGAGGACCTGCGGTTGCACCCGGTGCGGCTGTCTGCCGACGACGTCGCGCAGTACTACGAGGGGTTCTCCAACGCCACACTGTGGCCGCTGTACCACGACGTCATCGTCAAACCGCTCTACCACCGGGAGTGGTGGGAGCGCTACGTCGACGTCAACCGCCGCTTTGCCGAAGCCACCTCACGCGCGGCGGCCAAAGGCGCGACCGTCTGGGTGCAGGACTACCAGCTACAGCTTGTCCCCAAGATGCTGCGGGAGCTGCGGCCGGACCTGACCATCGGGTTCTTCCTGCACATTCCGTTTCCGCCGGTGGAGCTGTTCATGCAGATGCCGTGGCGCACCGAGATCGTGGAGGGATTGCTCGGCGCCGACCTGGTCGGCTTCCACCTGGCCGGCGGCGCGCAGAACTTCCTGATCCTGTCGCGACGGCTCGTCGGCGCCAGCACGTCCCGCGGATCCGTCGGCGTGCGGTCACGGTTCGGCGAGGTGCAGCTGGACTCCCGGACCGTTCGCGTGGGCGCCTTCCCGATCTCGATCGACTCGGGCGACCTCGACCACAAGGCCCGTGACCGCGGCATCCGGCGCCGGGCCCGCGAGATCCGCGCGGAGATCGGCAACCCGCGCAAGATCCTGCTCGGCGTCGACCGGCTCGACTACACCAAGGGCATCGACGTTCGGCTGAAGGCCTTTTCCGAGCTGCTCGCCGAGGGCCGCGTCAAAGGCGACGACGCAGTCCTCGTCCAGCTGGCGACCCCTAGCCGGGAACGGGTCGAGAGCTATCAGATCCTGCGCAACGACATCGAGCGCCAAGTCGGCCACATCAACGGCGAATACGGCGAGGTCGGCCACCCGGTGGTGCACTACCTGCACCGTCCAGTCCCTCGCGACGAGCTGATCGCGTTCTTCGTGGCCAGCGACGTCATGCTCGTCACCCCGCTTAGGGACGGGATGAACCTGGTGGCCAAGGAGTACGTCGCCTGCCGCAGCGACCTTGGCGGGGCGCTGGTGCTGTCCGAATTCACCGGCGCCGCAGCCGAACTCCGCCAGGCTTACCTGGTCAACCCGCACGACACAGAAGGCGTCAAGGACGCCATCGAGGCGGCGCTCAACCAGTCCGAGGAGGAGGGACGACGCCGGATGCGGGCCTTGCGACGGCAGGTGCTCGCCCACGACGTGGACCGATGGGCCCGGTCATTTCTCGACGCGCTCGCCGAAGCGCACCCGCAGAACAACTGA
- a CDS encoding virulence factor Mce family protein, whose protein sequence is MTVISALQQRSRALRLTLAVALAVLMAAGAYLVWPARTGHKIVGYFTSAVGLYPGDQVRIVGVPVGKIDSIEPRASDVKITMSVDRSVKVPQDARAVIMAPNLVAARFIQLAPAYTGGAALPDGASIDLSRTAVPVEWDEVKQALKDLANQLSPAAGEMQGPLGKLINQAADTFNGNGDSFHAALRELSQAAGRLGDSRTDVFGTVRNLQVLVNALSSSNEQIVAFAGHVASVSQVLAKSSEHLDQTLGTLNQALSDVKDFLHQNNSTLIGTVNKLGDLTKTLSDQSENIEQVLHVAGPGISNFYNIYDPAQGTLNGLLSIPNFSNPVQFICGGSFDTAAGLVAPDYYKRAEICRERLAPPLRRLTANYPPFMFHPINSITAYKGQIIYDTPATQAKAQTPIPELTWIPAPGVHPPSPDDLQAMLVPPAPSNAPAPGPAPAPAAAPVGPAPGPLPAEQGAGR, encoded by the coding sequence ATGACCGTGATTTCGGCTCTTCAACAACGCAGTCGCGCACTGCGGTTGACCCTGGCTGTGGCACTTGCGGTCCTCATGGCGGCGGGCGCCTACCTGGTCTGGCCGGCACGGACGGGGCACAAGATCGTCGGCTATTTCACCTCCGCTGTCGGGCTCTATCCCGGCGACCAGGTTCGGATTGTCGGGGTGCCGGTGGGCAAGATCGACTCGATCGAACCGCGCGCATCCGATGTCAAGATCACCATGTCGGTCGACCGCAGCGTGAAGGTGCCACAGGATGCGCGGGCGGTCATCATGGCGCCCAATTTGGTTGCGGCGCGGTTCATTCAGCTTGCGCCTGCGTATACCGGTGGTGCGGCGTTGCCCGACGGGGCCAGCATCGACCTGTCCCGCACCGCAGTGCCGGTGGAATGGGACGAGGTCAAACAGGCGCTGAAGGATCTGGCCAATCAGCTGAGTCCCGCCGCGGGAGAGATGCAGGGGCCGCTGGGCAAGCTGATCAATCAGGCGGCCGACACGTTCAACGGCAACGGTGACTCCTTCCACGCCGCACTGCGTGAGCTGTCGCAAGCCGCCGGTCGGCTGGGGGATTCGCGCACCGATGTCTTCGGTACGGTCCGCAACCTGCAGGTGCTGGTCAACGCGCTGTCGTCGAGCAACGAACAGATCGTGGCATTCGCCGGACACGTGGCCTCGGTTTCGCAGGTGCTCGCCAAGAGCTCCGAGCACCTCGACCAGACGCTCGGCACACTCAATCAGGCCCTGAGTGACGTCAAAGACTTTCTGCACCAGAACAATTCGACGCTGATCGGAACGGTCAACAAGCTGGGCGATTTGACCAAGACCTTGAGTGACCAAAGCGAGAACATCGAGCAGGTGCTGCACGTCGCAGGTCCCGGGATCAGCAACTTCTACAACATCTACGACCCGGCGCAGGGCACGCTCAACGGCCTGCTGTCGATTCCCAACTTCTCCAACCCAGTCCAATTCATCTGCGGCGGTTCCTTCGACACCGCGGCCGGACTGGTGGCGCCCGACTATTACAAGCGTGCCGAGATCTGCCGGGAGCGTTTGGCCCCGCCACTGCGCCGGTTGACCGCGAACTATCCGCCGTTCATGTTCCACCCGATCAACTCGATCACCGCGTACAAGGGCCAGATCATCTACGACACCCCGGCCACCCAGGCCAAGGCGCAGACGCCGATCCCGGAGCTGACCTGGATACCGGCGCCAGGGGTTCATCCGCCCAGCCCGGACGACCTGCAGGCCATGCTGGTCCCGCCCGCGCCGTCGAATGCCCCGGCACCCGGACCCGCGCCCGCGCCGGCTGCCGCACCGGTCGGTCCAGCGCCCGGCCCGCTGCCCGCAGAGCAGGGAGCGGGCCGATGA
- a CDS encoding virulence factor Mce family protein: MLDRLTRAQLTIFGVVTVITVAVMAIFYLRLPAALGVGTYQVTADFVAGGGLYKNANVTYRGVAVGRVESVGLNPNGVDAVMRLNSGTAVPSNVTATVKSVSAIGEQYVDLVPPDSPAATKLHNGSRIARDNTRIPLDIATLLRQSETLVNSVADTRLRELLHETFKAFNGSGPELARLIESSRLLVDEANAYFPQTSQLVDQVGPFLQAQIRAGDDIKSLSDGLARFTSEVRQADPQLRQLLAVVPPAADEANTAFSGIRPSFPMLAASLANLGRVGVIYHKSLEHLLVVLPALFAAITTAAGGEPQDEGAKLDFKINIDPPPCNTGFIPPPLIRTPADETVREIPTDMYCKTAQNDPSTVRGARNYPCQEFPGKRAPTVALCRDPRGYVPIGTNPWRGPPIPYGTPVTNGLNILPPNKFPYIPPGADPDPGTPIVGPPPPGVVPGPGPAPNQPFPTPPPPNTGGTDGRQAWIPPAPYPPQPPMIPFPKAVPPPGPPEGLSPPPPFPPPEKPWGPPPGPVPQASGAAYTTYDESTGTFQDPAGGTGIFAPGRSSSAETWVDLMRDPRQL; the protein is encoded by the coding sequence ATGCTGGATCGCCTGACCCGAGCCCAACTGACCATCTTCGGCGTGGTCACCGTGATCACCGTTGCGGTGATGGCGATTTTCTACTTGCGGTTGCCGGCCGCCCTTGGCGTCGGCACCTACCAGGTAACCGCCGATTTCGTCGCCGGCGGTGGTCTGTACAAGAACGCCAACGTCACGTACCGCGGTGTGGCCGTCGGCCGGGTGGAGTCGGTGGGGCTGAACCCGAATGGCGTCGACGCGGTCATGCGGCTGAACAGCGGAACTGCCGTGCCGTCGAACGTAACGGCCACCGTGAAAAGCGTGTCGGCAATCGGTGAGCAGTACGTGGATCTCGTGCCGCCGGATTCTCCGGCCGCGACCAAGCTGCACAACGGATCGCGGATCGCGCGGGACAACACCCGGATCCCACTGGACATCGCCACCTTGCTGCGCCAATCCGAGACCCTGGTCAACAGTGTGGCCGACACCCGGCTGCGCGAATTGCTGCACGAAACATTCAAGGCGTTCAACGGATCCGGTCCGGAATTGGCCCGGCTGATCGAGTCGTCGCGGCTGCTCGTGGACGAGGCCAACGCCTACTTTCCCCAGACTTCGCAGTTGGTCGATCAGGTGGGTCCGTTCCTGCAGGCCCAGATTCGCGCCGGTGACGACATCAAGTCGCTGTCCGACGGGTTGGCGCGCTTCACTTCCGAAGTGCGGCAAGCCGATCCGCAACTTCGCCAGCTGCTGGCTGTGGTTCCACCGGCCGCCGACGAGGCCAACACGGCGTTCTCCGGCATCCGGCCCTCGTTCCCGATGCTGGCGGCCAGTCTGGCCAACCTCGGCCGGGTCGGCGTGATCTACCACAAGTCGCTCGAGCACCTGCTGGTCGTCTTGCCTGCGCTTTTCGCGGCGATCACCACCGCGGCGGGCGGTGAGCCACAGGACGAGGGCGCCAAGCTCGACTTCAAGATCAACATCGACCCACCGCCGTGCAACACCGGCTTCATTCCGCCGCCGCTGATCCGCACGCCCGCCGACGAGACGGTGCGTGAGATCCCGACGGACATGTACTGCAAGACCGCCCAGAACGACCCGTCCACGGTGCGGGGCGCACGGAACTACCCGTGCCAGGAGTTTCCGGGTAAGCGGGCACCGACCGTGGCGTTGTGTCGTGACCCGCGCGGTTACGTGCCGATCGGGACCAACCCGTGGCGCGGTCCGCCGATCCCGTACGGCACCCCGGTGACGAACGGGCTGAACATCTTGCCGCCCAACAAGTTCCCGTACATTCCGCCGGGTGCCGATCCGGATCCGGGCACACCCATCGTGGGACCGCCCCCGCCCGGGGTGGTGCCGGGACCGGGACCGGCACCGAATCAGCCATTCCCGACGCCACCGCCGCCCAACACCGGCGGCACCGACGGTCGACAGGCATGGATACCGCCGGCGCCCTACCCGCCGCAGCCGCCGATGATTCCGTTCCCGAAGGCGGTTCCGCCACCCGGACCACCGGAAGGGCTCTCACCGCCGCCGCCGTTTCCCCCGCCCGAGAAGCCGTGGGGTCCGCCGCCCGGGCCGGTGCCGCAGGCCAGCGGTGCGGCCTACACCACCTACGACGAGAGCACGGGAACCTTTCAGGACCCGGCAGGTGGCACTGGTATCTTCGCGCCCGGCAGATCATCGAGCGCCGAGACGTGGGTGGACCTGATGCGCGATCCGAGGCAGTTGTGA
- a CDS encoding MCE family protein → MKRVMLRGMAIAASGMLLAGCKFGGLNSISLPGTAGHGVGSYSITVDLADVATLPQNSPVMVDDVTVGSVSGIDAMQRPDGSFFAAVELALDRNVVLPENSTAKVAQTSLLGSQHIELAAPKNQPPVGRLRDGSRIQESHTSRYPTTEEVLSALGVVVNKGNLGALQEITDETYKAVAGRQSQFVDLVPRLAELTAGLNNQVNEIIAAIEGLDRFSAILAHNKDSLGRALDSLPEALLVLNKNRDHIIDAFAALKKVATVASHVLSETKVDFAEDLKSAYSATKALADNRKNFVTSLQLLLTFPFPNFGIKQAVRGDYLNVFTTFDLTVRRLGETFFTTAWPLDPNMLHMNDVLNPPDFLVGEMANLSGQAADPFKIPPGYSEGKH, encoded by the coding sequence ATGAAGCGAGTTATGTTGCGCGGCATGGCAATTGCAGCGAGCGGCATGCTGCTGGCCGGTTGTAAGTTCGGCGGGCTGAACTCCATCTCGTTGCCCGGCACCGCTGGCCATGGCGTCGGCTCCTACTCGATTACCGTCGACTTGGCCGACGTGGCGACATTGCCGCAGAACTCGCCGGTCATGGTCGACGACGTCACCGTCGGCAGCGTGTCGGGGATCGACGCGATGCAGCGCCCCGACGGAAGTTTCTTTGCGGCAGTGGAATTGGCGCTCGACCGCAACGTGGTGTTGCCGGAGAACTCGACAGCCAAAGTGGCACAGACGTCGCTCCTTGGGTCCCAACACATCGAGCTGGCTGCCCCGAAGAACCAGCCGCCGGTCGGGAGGCTGCGCGACGGCTCGAGAATCCAGGAGTCGCACACCAGTCGCTACCCCACGACCGAAGAGGTCCTCTCGGCACTGGGCGTGGTGGTCAACAAGGGCAATCTCGGTGCGCTGCAAGAGATCACCGACGAGACGTACAAGGCGGTGGCCGGCCGGCAAAGCCAGTTCGTCGATCTTGTGCCGAGGCTCGCCGAGTTGACCGCAGGGCTCAACAACCAAGTCAACGAGATCATCGCCGCCATCGAGGGATTGGACCGATTCTCGGCGATCCTCGCGCACAACAAGGACAGCCTGGGCCGAGCGCTCGACTCGTTGCCGGAGGCGCTGCTGGTGCTCAACAAGAACCGGGACCACATCATCGACGCGTTCGCCGCCCTCAAGAAGGTGGCGACGGTCGCCTCGCATGTGCTCTCGGAAACCAAGGTGGATTTCGCCGAAGACCTCAAGAGCGCATATTCGGCGACCAAGGCACTGGCCGACAACCGCAAGAATTTCGTCACGTCGCTGCAGCTCCTGCTGACCTTTCCGTTCCCCAACTTCGGCATCAAGCAGGCGGTGCGCGGCGACTACCTCAATGTGTTCACCACCTTCGACCTCACCGTGCGCCGGCTCGGTGAAACGTTCTTCACCACCGCGTGGCCGCTGGACCCGAACATGCTGCACATGAACGACGTCCTCAACCCGCCGGACTTTTTGGTCGGGGAAATGGCCAACCTGTCAGGGCAGGCGGCAGACCCGTTCAAGATCCCGCCGGGGTACTCGGAGGGGAAGCACTGA
- a CDS encoding mammalian cell entry protein, translating into MSEPATRRARRKASRAAGPAGGDAATATVRVEAPAEPLKRRVAPLGPPQRRPANRRLVGLIALVAGLVGIGALGAGLWVLVVQQRHADAERDRDQRFVDAATQTVVNMFSYTQDNIDESVSRFYEGTSGPLRGMLSSNNNVENIKTLFRHTNATSEAVINGAALEGIDNVTDNASVLVSARVTVTDIDGVNKPSQPYRMRVIVHEDENGRMTGYDLKYPEGGN; encoded by the coding sequence GTGAGCGAACCTGCGACGCGGCGTGCGCGCCGGAAGGCTTCGCGCGCGGCCGGACCGGCCGGCGGCGATGCGGCCACGGCCACCGTTCGCGTCGAGGCGCCGGCCGAACCGCTCAAGCGGCGAGTCGCACCGCTCGGTCCGCCGCAACGCCGGCCCGCCAACCGCCGGCTTGTCGGGCTGATCGCGCTGGTAGCCGGGCTGGTGGGCATCGGCGCACTCGGCGCAGGACTGTGGGTCCTGGTTGTCCAGCAGCGCCACGCCGACGCTGAGCGGGACCGCGACCAGCGCTTCGTCGACGCCGCCACCCAAACCGTGGTCAACATGTTCAGCTACACGCAGGACAACATCGACGAGAGCGTGAGCCGGTTCTACGAGGGCACCAGCGGACCGTTGCGCGGCATGCTCAGTTCCAACAACAACGTCGAAAACATCAAAACCCTGTTCCGCCACACCAACGCGACATCGGAGGCGGTCATCAACGGCGCCGCACTGGAGGGCATCGACAATGTCACCGACAATGCGTCGGTGCTGGTGTCGGCACGGGTCACGGTCACCGACATCGACGGTGTCAACAAGCCGTCTCAGCCCTACCGGATGCGGGTCATCGTGCACGAGGACGAGAACGGCCGGATGACCGGCTACGACCTGAAGTATCCAGAGGGAGGCAATTGA
- a CDS encoding SDR family oxidoreductase, which yields MQLSFENRTYLVTGGGSGIGKAVAAGLAAAGAAVVIVGRGAERLQTAAKEIGGEVRPEPADITDEEQVARVVDAAAAWHGRLHGVVHCAGGSETIGPITQVDSDAWRRTVDLNVNGTMYVLKHAARQLVRGGGGSFVGISSIAASNTHRWFGAYGVTKSAVDHLMKLAADELGPSSVRVNGIRPGLIRTDLVAPITESPELSEDYRICTPLPRVGEVEDVANMAMFLLSDAASWVTGQVINVDGGHMLRRGPDFTAMLEPVFGADGLRGVV from the coding sequence GTGCAGCTTTCGTTCGAAAACCGGACCTACCTGGTCACCGGCGGCGGCAGCGGAATCGGCAAGGCGGTGGCCGCGGGCCTGGCCGCGGCAGGGGCGGCGGTGGTGATCGTCGGCCGCGGTGCCGAACGTTTGCAAACGGCCGCCAAGGAGATCGGCGGCGAAGTTCGGCCCGAGCCGGCCGACATCACCGACGAGGAGCAGGTCGCGCGGGTTGTCGACGCCGCCGCGGCCTGGCACGGCCGGCTGCACGGGGTGGTGCATTGCGCGGGCGGCTCGGAGACCATCGGCCCGATCACCCAGGTCGACTCCGACGCGTGGCGCCGCACTGTCGACCTCAACGTCAACGGCACCATGTACGTGCTCAAACACGCTGCGCGACAACTGGTTCGCGGTGGTGGCGGATCGTTTGTCGGGATCTCGTCGATTGCGGCCAGCAACACCCACCGCTGGTTCGGCGCCTACGGGGTGACCAAGTCCGCTGTCGACCACTTGATGAAACTGGCCGCCGACGAGCTGGGCCCGTCGTCGGTACGGGTCAACGGCATCCGGCCGGGGCTGATCCGCACCGACCTCGTCGCGCCGATCACCGAGTCGCCCGAGCTGTCCGAGGACTACCGGATCTGCACGCCGCTACCGCGGGTCGGCGAGGTGGAGGACGTCGCCAACATGGCGATGTTTCTGCTCAGCGACGCCGCCTCCTGGGTCACCGGCCAGGTCATCAACGTCGACGGCGGCCACATGCTGCGCCGCGGCCCGGACTTCACCGCGATGCTGGAGCCCGTGTTCGGCGCCGACGGGCTACGCGGAGTGGTCTGA
- a CDS encoding mammalian cell entry protein gives MRWLIAAVVTLLTAAFVGLAAAGGWFYWDRVQTRGEQSARAVLPKLASKEIPQVFGYDYQTVERSLTDAYPLLTPGYRQEFEKSATAQIIPEAKKREVVVQANVVGVGVMTAQRNSASVMVYMNRTVTDKSRQPVYDGSRLRVEYKRIGGKWLINYITPI, from the coding sequence ATGCGGTGGTTGATCGCCGCCGTCGTCACCTTGCTGACCGCCGCGTTCGTTGGGCTGGCCGCGGCCGGCGGGTGGTTCTATTGGGATCGGGTGCAGACGCGGGGCGAGCAGTCGGCCCGCGCAGTGTTGCCGAAGTTGGCCTCTAAGGAGATACCGCAGGTATTCGGCTACGACTACCAAACTGTCGAGCGCAGCCTGACCGACGCCTATCCGCTGCTCACCCCGGGTTATCGGCAGGAGTTCGAGAAGAGCGCCACCGCGCAGATCATTCCCGAAGCCAAGAAGCGCGAGGTGGTTGTGCAGGCCAACGTCGTCGGTGTGGGAGTGATGACCGCTCAACGTAATTCGGCATCGGTGATGGTGTATATGAACCGCACGGTCACCGACAAATCACGCCAGCCGGTCTACGACGGCAGCCGATTACGCGTGGAGTACAAGCGCATTGGTGGCAAGTGGCTGATCAACTACATCACGCCGATCTAG